In Mixta intestinalis, the following are encoded in one genomic region:
- a CDS encoding tyrosine-type recombinase/integrase, with product MALTDIKVRSAKPQEKEYTLVDGDGMFLLIHPNGSKYWRFRFRFGGKQHLMAFGVYPETSLADARQKREEARRLVAAGIDPREHKRAVKEEQAKEAITFESVAREWHATNKKWSEEHSRRVLKSLEDNLFSVIGKRCIEELKTRDLLAPIKVVEATGRFEVASRLQQRTTAIMRYAVQSGLIDYNPAQEMAGAIASSNRVHRPALELKRLPELLHRIDSYTGRAMTRLAVELTLLIFIRSSELRFARWSEIDFETAMWTIPAEREAIEGVKHSQRGSKMRTPHLVPLSHQALAILKQVHKLSGERDFVFVGDHNPRKPMSENTVNKALRVMGYDTKVEVCGHGFRTMACSSLIESGLWSRDAVERQMSHMERNSVRAAYIHKAEHLDERRLMLQWWADFLDVNREKGISPFDFGKQAAR from the coding sequence ATGGCTCTGACAGATATCAAAGTGCGTTCTGCGAAACCGCAGGAAAAGGAGTACACCCTTGTCGATGGGGATGGCATGTTTTTGCTTATTCACCCTAACGGCTCAAAATACTGGCGGTTCCGTTTTCGCTTTGGTGGTAAGCAGCACCTGATGGCGTTTGGTGTTTATCCTGAAACGTCATTAGCTGATGCTCGTCAAAAGAGGGAAGAGGCCAGAAGGCTTGTTGCTGCTGGAATCGATCCTCGCGAGCATAAGCGTGCTGTAAAAGAGGAGCAGGCAAAAGAGGCCATTACCTTTGAGTCTGTTGCCAGAGAGTGGCATGCCACTAATAAAAAATGGTCAGAAGAACATAGCAGACGGGTGCTGAAAAGCCTGGAAGATAATCTGTTCTCCGTAATTGGCAAACGCTGTATCGAAGAGCTAAAAACTCGTGATCTGCTTGCCCCCATAAAAGTCGTTGAGGCTACAGGCCGCTTTGAAGTCGCTTCTCGTCTTCAGCAACGAACCACTGCCATCATGCGGTATGCGGTGCAAAGTGGCTTAATTGATTACAATCCGGCCCAAGAGATGGCTGGAGCAATTGCTTCTAGTAACCGTGTCCATCGACCAGCGCTTGAGCTGAAACGCCTACCTGAGCTACTCCACCGAATTGACAGTTACACTGGGCGCGCTATGACCCGCTTGGCCGTTGAACTCACCTTGCTAATTTTTATCCGGTCTAGTGAGCTTCGTTTTGCTCGCTGGTCTGAAATCGATTTTGAAACGGCAATGTGGACGATACCTGCTGAACGAGAAGCTATCGAAGGAGTGAAGCATTCTCAACGTGGTTCTAAAATGCGCACACCTCATTTGGTTCCATTATCTCATCAGGCTTTAGCAATCCTTAAACAGGTTCACAAGCTTAGCGGCGAGCGCGATTTTGTTTTCGTTGGAGATCACAACCCTCGTAAACCGATGAGTGAAAACACGGTGAATAAGGCACTTCGTGTTATGGGCTATGACACAAAAGTAGAGGTTTGTGGGCATGGTTTCAGGACAATGGCGTGTAGTTCGCTGATTGAGTCAGGATTATGGTCTAGGGATGCGGTTGAACGGCAGATGAGCCATATGGAGCGTAACTCTGTGCGAGCTGCGTATATTCATAAGGCGGAGCATTTGGACGAGCGTAGATTGATGCTGCAGTGGTGGGCTGATTTTCTTGATGTGAATCGGGAGAAGGGGATTAGTCCTTTTGATTTTGGTAAGCAAGCAGCAAGATGA
- a CDS encoding ogr/Delta-like zinc finger family protein, whose translation MALKCPECGTTAHARTSAYEAPSVKRSWYQCQNLECSCTFTALESVDTIIMKPRRNEQESDEPENHEKQKKTLNRYGSASKLSNRQQIPV comes from the coding sequence ATGGCGCTTAAATGTCCCGAATGCGGCACTACGGCACACGCCAGAACCTCAGCCTATGAAGCACCATCGGTTAAACGCTCATGGTATCAGTGCCAGAATCTCGAATGTTCCTGCACATTTACTGCACTGGAAAGTGTGGATACGATAATTATGAAACCCCGGCGCAATGAACAAGAATCAGATGAACCGGAAAACCATGAAAAACAAAAGAAAACGCTCAATCGTTATGGCTCTGCATCAAAACTGTCAAACCGCCAGCAAATCCCTGTCTGA
- a CDS encoding phage tail assembly protein → MSELLTEKTESIVILDTPVQRGATSIREVVLRKPQSGALRGLRLQAVMEMDVASMMTIIPRISSPELTPQEMAELDPADLASMSLEVVLFLLPKSATSAFQPA, encoded by the coding sequence ATGAGTGAACTTCTTACTGAAAAAACGGAATCCATTGTCATTCTGGATACACCTGTGCAGCGTGGCGCAACTTCGATCCGGGAAGTCGTGCTGCGTAAACCTCAGTCTGGTGCGCTGCGGGGACTCCGACTGCAGGCCGTAATGGAAATGGATGTGGCCTCGATGATGACGATTATCCCCCGTATTTCCAGCCCGGAACTGACTCCGCAGGAAATGGCAGAGCTGGACCCGGCAGACCTGGCTTCCATGTCGCTGGAGGTGGTTCTTTTTTTGCTACCGAAGTCGGCAACATCAGCTTTCCAACCGGCCTGA
- a CDS encoding TOPRIM and DUF927 domain-containing protein, giving the protein MTTQTVTQISAAARGKWPVILQMLRIDVPENGRHGPCPKCGGKDRFRLDDLDGRGTWICSQCGNGDGLDLVKLITGYGVRKAAQEVAQVLNVPDVQELPVKPARQKAPKRDMSLTVAALMKESHTGESPYLTGKGFAGYPASLTGSVQHISGKDFPAGSLLLPLTTNAGAVTGAQLIAPTGEKSILPGSTMKGAFVALSPLPSEPPVQVVITEGYATALTVSQLTAGCVVAAISAGNLPNVAQALRARWPEVKIIIAGDNDFQDGGENPGRSFAERAAKSVGGWVTLPPGEIKADWNDFHREHGITRAREAFRNGLVLCGEGRTQLPHGFRLTQEYLWYEKQVQRNGETEIQNVKICNPLRVTAITCDADGGNFGRLLEWEDTWGERRRWAMPMEMLSGSGEELRRVLLVNGLSYISTTGEARARLMEYISLCKPERRVTCVSRTGWHGQVYVLQDEVSGEGAEGVILQTTSVQGRDFRVSGTTEEWREHVSRYCTGNSRVAFAVSLAFAAPLLRLVGMDGGGYHLKGESTDGKTTTMKAATSVCGGPDYWQTWRATGNALEGCASRRNDAAMMLDEIREVDGREAGNIAYMLANGQGKGRAGTDGELRTRKQWRLLFFSTGELSLTEHAAKAGERTFAGMEVRMIQIPSDSGKFGVFEELHGFDSGKALAEHLEWATSSYYGSPFREWLKALTADLNGLTAQAKSLMKEYTAALTPKDAGNQVGRAVNRFALVAMAGELATRLGITGWPEGEALRATRVCLNAWLKDRGHTANQEDIAALEQVRSFFTANQYSRFADWHDERNRPGNMVGWRRVEKGSTAQGTEAVTTFYVMPSGWKEICRGFDPRKVARLCADRGYLLPSTDGKLQTTIRPPEMNPRRLYVFNSEVPG; this is encoded by the coding sequence ATGACAACACAGACGGTTACGCAGATTTCAGCCGCAGCGCGGGGGAAATGGCCCGTCATTCTGCAGATGCTGCGTATTGATGTACCTGAAAACGGCAGGCACGGTCCCTGCCCGAAATGTGGGGGCAAGGATCGCTTCCGCCTCGATGACCTCGACGGGCGCGGGACGTGGATTTGCAGCCAGTGCGGCAATGGTGATGGTCTGGATCTGGTTAAGCTCATAACCGGTTACGGCGTCAGAAAGGCAGCGCAGGAGGTGGCGCAGGTGCTTAATGTGCCGGATGTGCAGGAACTGCCCGTTAAGCCCGCCAGGCAAAAAGCCCCTAAACGCGATATGAGCCTTACCGTGGCGGCCCTGATGAAAGAGAGTCACACGGGAGAAAGCCCCTATCTGACCGGAAAAGGGTTCGCCGGATACCCGGCCTCCCTGACCGGGAGCGTGCAGCATATCAGCGGTAAGGATTTCCCTGCCGGTTCCCTGCTGTTACCGCTCACGACGAACGCCGGAGCCGTGACCGGTGCACAGCTTATCGCCCCGACGGGTGAAAAAAGCATACTGCCCGGCAGCACGATGAAAGGCGCGTTTGTGGCGCTCAGCCCGTTACCGTCTGAACCGCCGGTACAGGTGGTGATTACCGAAGGTTACGCCACGGCGCTGACGGTAAGCCAGCTCACCGCCGGATGCGTAGTGGCCGCCATATCTGCGGGCAACCTGCCCAACGTCGCACAGGCGCTGCGGGCACGCTGGCCTGAGGTAAAAATTATCATCGCCGGTGATAACGATTTTCAGGACGGGGGCGAGAATCCCGGCAGATCCTTTGCTGAACGGGCGGCAAAATCAGTCGGTGGCTGGGTGACGCTGCCACCGGGAGAAATTAAAGCTGACTGGAATGACTTCCACCGTGAGCACGGTATTACCCGCGCCCGTGAAGCCTTTCGTAACGGTCTTGTACTGTGCGGAGAAGGCCGCACGCAGCTGCCGCACGGGTTCCGTCTTACCCAGGAATATCTCTGGTATGAAAAACAGGTACAGCGCAACGGTGAGACGGAGATCCAGAACGTCAAAATATGCAACCCGTTGCGCGTGACGGCAATCACCTGCGATGCCGATGGCGGTAATTTCGGGCGACTGCTGGAGTGGGAAGATACATGGGGAGAGCGCCGCCGCTGGGCGATGCCGATGGAAATGCTCAGTGGGAGCGGTGAGGAACTGCGCCGGGTACTGCTGGTTAACGGGCTGTCCTATATCAGCACCACCGGTGAGGCCCGCGCGCGCCTGATGGAATATATCTCGCTGTGTAAACCGGAACGCCGCGTGACCTGCGTCAGCCGCACGGGCTGGCATGGTCAGGTTTACGTCCTGCAGGATGAGGTCAGCGGTGAAGGTGCAGAGGGCGTCATTCTCCAGACAACTTCCGTGCAGGGGCGCGATTTCCGTGTGTCAGGTACAACGGAGGAATGGCGGGAGCACGTTTCCCGTTACTGCACCGGCAACTCCCGCGTGGCGTTTGCCGTCAGTCTGGCCTTTGCTGCCCCCCTGTTACGGCTGGTTGGTATGGACGGCGGCGGCTACCACCTCAAGGGGGAATCGACGGACGGTAAGACCACCACCATGAAAGCGGCAACCTCTGTCTGTGGCGGGCCTGATTACTGGCAGACGTGGCGGGCAACCGGCAACGCGCTGGAGGGATGCGCCAGCCGCCGCAACGATGCCGCCATGATGCTTGATGAGATCCGGGAGGTGGACGGACGCGAGGCAGGCAATATCGCCTACATGCTGGCAAATGGTCAGGGCAAGGGCCGTGCCGGTACGGACGGTGAGCTGCGCACCCGTAAGCAGTGGCGGCTGCTGTTCTTTTCAACCGGCGAGCTGTCACTGACTGAACATGCGGCAAAAGCCGGTGAGCGTACATTTGCCGGGATGGAAGTCAGGATGATCCAGATCCCCAGCGATTCCGGGAAGTTTGGCGTATTTGAGGAGCTGCACGGCTTCGACAGCGGCAAGGCTCTGGCGGAACATCTGGAGTGGGCCACGTCCAGCTACTACGGTTCGCCGTTCAGGGAGTGGCTGAAAGCCCTGACCGCTGACCTTAACGGGCTGACGGCACAGGCAAAGTCACTGATGAAGGAATATACAGCCGCCCTGACCCCGAAAGATGCGGGTAATCAGGTAGGCCGGGCTGTGAACCGCTTTGCACTGGTGGCGATGGCGGGCGAGCTGGCAACCCGGCTGGGTATCACCGGCTGGCCTGAGGGTGAAGCGCTGCGGGCAACCCGCGTCTGCCTGAACGCATGGCTGAAAGATCGCGGGCACACCGCCAATCAGGAAGATATTGCCGCACTGGAGCAGGTACGCAGCTTCTTTACCGCGAATCAGTACAGCCGCTTTGCTGACTGGCACGACGAACGTAACCGCCCCGGCAATATGGTGGGCTGGCGCAGGGTGGAGAAAGGCAGTACCGCGCAGGGCACGGAGGCCGTCACCACGTTCTACGTCATGCCGTCCGGCTGGAAAGAAATCTGCCGGGGATTTGACCCGCGCAAGGTGGCGCGTCTGTGCGCGGATCGTGGATACCTGCTGCCCTCCACCGATGGCAAGCTGCAGACAACCATTCGCCCGCCAGAGATGAATCCCCGCAGACTCTATGTCTTCAACAGCGAGGTGCCGGGTTAA
- a CDS encoding phage tail tape measure protein, with product MSDKNLRLQVVLNAVDKLTRPLKVAQAGSKELASAVRQTREQLKRLNDAGGQLKSFDQLSRSLSRTSTELDQARLRAQMMTREMSALESPTKKQTAALETQWRAVSRLEQKQEQETRQMAEARAELYRLGISAGGGARETARITRETDRYNKQLAEQERRLRDVGERQRKLNAIRAKADKMRDVRNSLAGNGAGMVAAGVATGATLMAPIRAYSESENAANQLAGSMMGPGGKVAPEFEKLNKLAIALGDRLPGTTADFQNMMTMLRRQGMSAQVILGGLGESAAYLGVQLQMAPTDAAEFAAKLQDATQTTEKDMMSLMDVIQRGYYAGVDPGNMLQGFANISSAMDIIKQKGLDAAKTFSPLLVMADQAGMAGESAGNAYRKIFQATLDAKNIKSVNDGLKGKGIRFDFSDGKGGFGGLEKMYAQLEKLEKLNDETKLATQKALFGNDNEVLKALNTMTSKGIEGYRETVAKLENQATLRERVDASLNTLGNKWEAATGSFTNAMASIGETVSPVLKTLSDWLGNLASGLDGLVKRHPRLTAAMFTVAAVFAVAATAAGVVSLALASILGPMAVVRVSAGILQLKFASVFGLVTKVIGAAGQAILWLGRLMFANPILAVIGLIAMGAIYIWQNWETLGPKFKAMWDAISSGVTGAWAVIKQTISQKWTEILSDVAALPAKFKAVGGAIIDGILSGINEKWETLKSKLASVKSYLPDWMTGGDKSPGTPQAKGVGGFFAGMYDSGGYIPRGQFGIAGENGPEIVNGPAYITSRRRTAAIAAATWLTLGGLAPETEAKPLHPYSLPVSAYKSQQQKPAIVTQALPASIGTVEIHIHQQPGQSPSDVADEVMRRIEAKQRKLAARSRSNFSDQGGYDV from the coding sequence ATGAGTGATAAAAACCTGCGTCTGCAGGTCGTGTTAAATGCGGTTGATAAACTCACCCGACCTTTAAAAGTGGCACAGGCTGGATCTAAGGAACTGGCCTCTGCTGTCCGGCAGACCCGCGAGCAGCTTAAACGGCTCAACGATGCGGGAGGTCAGTTAAAATCCTTCGATCAGCTGTCCCGGAGCCTGAGCCGGACCAGTACCGAACTGGACCAGGCGCGGCTGCGTGCGCAGATGATGACCCGCGAAATGTCAGCCCTCGAATCCCCCACCAAAAAGCAGACAGCGGCGCTTGAAACGCAATGGCGGGCCGTGTCGAGGCTGGAGCAAAAGCAGGAGCAGGAAACGCGGCAGATGGCGGAAGCCAGGGCGGAACTGTACCGCCTCGGCATCTCTGCGGGAGGCGGTGCCCGTGAAACGGCACGCATTACCCGTGAAACGGATCGCTATAACAAACAGCTGGCAGAGCAGGAGCGGCGCTTGCGTGACGTTGGCGAGCGCCAGCGCAAGCTGAATGCGATCAGGGCAAAAGCCGATAAGATGCGCGATGTGCGCAATAGCCTTGCCGGGAACGGCGCAGGAATGGTGGCTGCAGGTGTGGCAACGGGGGCAACGCTGATGGCACCCATTCGCGCCTACTCGGAATCAGAAAACGCCGCTAACCAGCTGGCAGGCTCGATGATGGGGCCTGGCGGAAAGGTTGCGCCGGAGTTTGAGAAGCTAAACAAGCTGGCAATCGCCCTGGGGGACCGGCTGCCCGGCACCACGGCAGACTTTCAAAACATGATGACCATGTTACGCCGCCAGGGTATGTCTGCGCAGGTCATCCTGGGAGGGCTGGGTGAGTCGGCGGCGTATCTCGGCGTGCAGCTGCAGATGGCCCCGACGGATGCGGCAGAGTTTGCCGCGAAACTGCAGGACGCCACGCAGACCACCGAAAAAGACATGATGAGCCTGATGGACGTGATCCAGCGGGGTTATTACGCGGGGGTTGATCCGGGAAATATGCTGCAGGGTTTTGCAAATATCAGCAGCGCTATGGACATTATCAAGCAGAAGGGCCTGGATGCTGCGAAAACATTTAGTCCACTTCTCGTCATGGCCGATCAGGCGGGGATGGCCGGAGAGTCAGCGGGTAATGCCTATCGTAAAATTTTTCAGGCCACGCTGGATGCCAAAAATATTAAGAGCGTAAACGACGGGCTGAAAGGAAAAGGTATCAGGTTTGATTTTTCCGACGGGAAAGGCGGATTTGGCGGCCTGGAAAAGATGTACGCGCAGTTAGAAAAGCTTGAAAAATTAAATGATGAAACAAAACTTGCAACGCAGAAAGCCCTGTTTGGTAACGATAACGAGGTGCTAAAAGCGCTGAATACCATGACGTCAAAAGGCATCGAGGGCTACCGTGAAACCGTCGCCAAACTGGAGAACCAGGCGACTCTGCGCGAGCGCGTCGATGCGTCTCTTAATACCCTGGGCAACAAATGGGAGGCGGCAACGGGGTCTTTTACTAATGCGATGGCAAGCATTGGGGAAACTGTCTCGCCAGTGCTTAAAACGCTATCTGACTGGCTGGGGAATCTGGCTTCCGGGCTGGATGGGTTGGTTAAACGGCACCCGCGGCTGACTGCTGCAATGTTTACAGTCGCTGCAGTATTCGCGGTTGCTGCGACAGCTGCGGGCGTGGTGTCACTGGCGCTGGCATCTATTCTGGGACCGATGGCCGTAGTGCGGGTAAGTGCAGGCATCCTCCAGCTTAAATTTGCTTCTGTGTTTGGTCTGGTCACAAAAGTTATTGGCGCAGCAGGCCAGGCTATCCTGTGGCTGGGCAGGCTGATGTTTGCTAACCCAATATTGGCGGTTATTGGCTTGATCGCTATGGGAGCCATTTATATCTGGCAGAACTGGGAAACACTGGGGCCAAAATTTAAAGCGATGTGGGATGCTATCTCATCGGGAGTGACTGGTGCATGGGCGGTTATTAAGCAGACCATCAGTCAGAAATGGACTGAAATACTGAGTGATGTTGCCGCGCTGCCCGCGAAGTTTAAAGCGGTGGGAGGCGCAATCATTGACGGCATCCTGAGCGGTATCAATGAGAAGTGGGAGACTCTCAAGAGCAAGCTGGCATCGGTGAAAAGCTATCTGCCGGACTGGATGACCGGTGGCGACAAATCACCGGGAACCCCACAGGCAAAAGGTGTGGGTGGATTTTTTGCCGGGATGTATGACAGCGGCGGATATATTCCGCGCGGGCAGTTTGGCATTGCTGGTGAGAATGGACCCGAGATCGTTAACGGGCCCGCATACATAACGAGCAGGAGACGAACAGCAGCCATTGCCGCTGCCACCTGGCTGACTCTGGGAGGGCTGGCACCGGAGACAGAGGCTAAACCACTCCACCCATACAGCCTGCCTGTCTCCGCATATAAGAGTCAGCAACAAAAGCCCGCTATAGTCACGCAAGCCCTGCCTGCGTCGATAGGGACAGTTGAAATCCATATTCACCAGCAACCAGGGCAAAGCCCGTCAGATGTGGCAGATGAAGTGATGAGACGTATTGAAGCAAAACAGAGAAAACTGGCAGCCCGTTCACGTAGTAACTTTAGCGACCAGGGGGGATACGATGTATAG
- a CDS encoding restriction endonuclease subunit S: MGKIVYSDIANFIPGVNLSRIESEESGEEYRFYTAQLHQIDDWQPEVIVSEKEQVVKSTSLLKVTRENDVIINLANAKAVLVKQEHAGRILGNNFVKVELDVSRVSPLFWIWHFNESKAIAQQKSVVLQGSTVPKLTLQMVRQFELDLPRLKKQQAIGELYLHLRMKDYYEYNLMKLKQQYYFARIENLSK, encoded by the coding sequence ATGGGAAAAATCGTCTATAGCGACATTGCAAATTTTATCCCCGGAGTAAACCTGTCACGCATAGAGTCGGAAGAATCAGGAGAAGAGTATCGTTTTTATACAGCACAGCTGCATCAGATCGATGACTGGCAACCTGAAGTGATAGTTTCTGAAAAAGAACAGGTGGTTAAGAGTACGTCGTTACTAAAAGTGACAAGAGAAAATGATGTCATTATTAACTTAGCGAACGCTAAAGCTGTTCTTGTTAAGCAGGAGCATGCGGGGCGAATATTGGGCAATAACTTTGTTAAGGTCGAGTTGGATGTTAGCAGAGTCTCTCCATTGTTTTGGATTTGGCATTTCAATGAGAGCAAAGCTATAGCCCAACAAAAATCAGTTGTTCTACAGGGGTCAACTGTACCTAAGTTAACTCTGCAAATGGTTCGTCAATTTGAACTCGATTTGCCTCGATTAAAAAAGCAACAAGCGATAGGTGAGCTGTATCTTCATCTCAGGATGAAAGATTACTACGAGTACAACTTGATGAAATTAAAACAACAATATTATTTTGCAAGAATTGAAAATTTATCAAAATAA
- a CDS encoding DUF5375 family protein, with product MNQPQVSIFPAEMTTALYRRAIASAWRQKALTETGCDHYGPHSLTVERIEMAIALHIECALINEYGEAQGAAAALALMTDMLEPSLLTAPPVLTVRGCEVMAELYRTLPAAFDDFCSSGVSLYQGEV from the coding sequence ATGAACCAGCCGCAGGTTTCTATTTTTCCGGCAGAAATGACCACTGCGCTTTACCGGCGGGCTATTGCATCGGCCTGGCGCCAGAAAGCGCTGACCGAAACCGGCTGCGATCACTATGGTCCGCACAGTCTGACTGTTGAACGTATTGAAATGGCCATTGCCCTGCATATCGAGTGTGCACTGATTAACGAATATGGCGAAGCACAGGGAGCAGCGGCTGCACTGGCTCTGATGACTGACATGCTGGAGCCATCATTGCTGACCGCGCCGCCGGTACTGACCGTGCGCGGCTGTGAAGTGATGGCGGAGCTGTACCGCACACTTCCGGCGGCATTTGATGACTTCTGCAGCTCGGGTGTATCGCTGTATCAGGGGGAAGTATGA
- a CDS encoding DUF4917 family protein — translation MVTIKQWAEIDANYDDTLLLGNGASIAVNSDFAYRSLCQKLTELSSDGQLTALFELFDTQDFELILHRLWIATQVNQQLGVPENATTERYKLLRNLLIQCVSQNHPEHYEVSDVLIKIRAFIGRFKTVLSLNYDLIVYWASLLEDTTTGKLKDCFINRLFNEQLDWSDFRDLHWKDREKGYKTTSLVFYPHGSLILAQDFNGQESKLHTNPHGDGNYLQQISQQWNSAAVTPVFVSEGTSKQKLSAIARSRYLDTVYREVLPEKKESIVIYGWSMGENDTHILDALKKSQPSRIAISVYGTDTSDCDAIERMLKAVFGQGLLVEFFDSESANCWCH, via the coding sequence ATGGTGACAATTAAACAATGGGCCGAGATTGATGCCAATTACGATGATACTTTACTTTTGGGGAATGGTGCAAGTATCGCTGTTAATAGCGATTTTGCCTATCGTAGCTTATGTCAGAAGTTGACCGAGCTCAGTTCAGATGGCCAGCTGACAGCCTTGTTCGAACTATTTGATACGCAAGATTTTGAGTTGATTTTGCATCGTCTGTGGATTGCAACTCAAGTAAATCAACAGCTCGGTGTGCCTGAAAATGCAACGACTGAGAGGTATAAGTTACTTAGAAATCTGTTGATACAATGTGTGAGCCAAAATCATCCTGAGCATTATGAGGTATCGGATGTGCTAATCAAAATCCGTGCTTTTATAGGCAGATTTAAGACAGTCTTATCTCTGAATTATGATCTTATTGTGTACTGGGCATCTTTGCTAGAAGATACAACTACCGGGAAATTAAAGGATTGCTTCATAAATCGTTTGTTTAATGAACAGTTAGATTGGAGTGATTTTAGAGACTTACATTGGAAAGATCGTGAAAAAGGTTACAAGACGACAAGTTTAGTCTTCTATCCACATGGCTCTCTGATTTTGGCCCAAGACTTCAATGGTCAAGAGTCCAAATTACATACTAATCCTCATGGTGACGGAAATTATCTTCAGCAAATATCTCAGCAATGGAATTCTGCAGCAGTTACACCAGTTTTTGTTTCTGAAGGGACAAGTAAGCAAAAACTAAGTGCGATTGCTCGTAGTCGTTATCTGGATACCGTCTACCGTGAAGTTCTACCAGAGAAAAAGGAAAGTATCGTGATTTATGGGTGGAGTATGGGGGAAAATGACACCCATATACTCGATGCACTGAAAAAAAGTCAGCCATCAAGGATTGCGATTTCAGTGTATGGCACTGATACCTCTGACTGTGATGCAATTGAAAGAATGTTAAAAGCGGTGTTTGGTCAAGGTTTACTCGTCGAGTTTTTCGACAGTGAAAGCGCCAACTGCTGGTGCCATTAA
- a CDS encoding septation initiation protein, whose translation MNNTAENNNLSTFPAVTQQAMETLNTARSAWLEARRRQKAAADNIATIRQRRAEMEATTNALNDEWRTLFRESQGVVSKEMKKLRTEIALGRETLEDFDELLAAQESENALLPQETAELAGKYIHAHEALVGIRAKQIWEDFMQSHGKALIQTLSLLKSTMGREASAVVGVVHSVNDPDTLLKDFIHKHITKPALANTAMPEQDPVFKLAGVAPDYSACIDLSKTPSPAALHKMKIRHEREKQQKRNRDMESI comes from the coding sequence ATGAACAACACCGCAGAGAATAACAACCTTTCCACTTTTCCGGCTGTAACGCAGCAGGCAATGGAAACCCTGAACACAGCCAGAAGCGCATGGCTTGAAGCACGTCGTCGGCAGAAAGCGGCAGCGGATAATATTGCAACTATCCGCCAGCGCCGTGCTGAAATGGAAGCCACGACGAACGCACTGAATGATGAGTGGCGCACGCTGTTTCGTGAAAGTCAGGGCGTAGTCTCAAAGGAAATGAAAAAACTGCGCACGGAAATTGCGCTGGGACGAGAAACGCTTGAGGATTTTGATGAGCTGCTGGCGGCTCAGGAGAGCGAAAATGCACTTTTGCCACAGGAGACTGCGGAATTAGCCGGAAAGTATATCCACGCGCACGAGGCACTTGTGGGTATTCGCGCAAAACAAATCTGGGAAGATTTTATGCAATCGCATGGTAAGGCTCTCATCCAGACATTGAGCCTGCTCAAATCTACAATGGGCCGCGAAGCCAGCGCAGTTGTCGGTGTGGTACATTCAGTTAATGACCCGGACACACTGCTGAAAGACTTTATTCACAAACATATCACCAAACCGGCTCTTGCTAACACTGCGATGCCGGAACAGGACCCTGTGTTTAAACTGGCGGGTGTTGCGCCGGATTATTCGGCTTGTATCGATTTAAGCAAAACCCCGTCACCGGCGGCCCTTCATAAAATGAAGATCCGTCATGAACGTGAAAAACAGCAGAAACGTAACCGTGATATGGAGAGTATCTGA
- a CDS encoding GpE family phage tail protein: MADIATIFHWSPSVTDVMPLTEVLEWRHKAILRNGVSDE; this comes from the coding sequence GTGGCGGATATCGCCACCATTTTTCACTGGTCGCCGTCCGTTACTGACGTTATGCCGTTGACCGAGGTGCTGGAATGGCGACACAAAGCTATCCTGAGAAACGGAGTCAGTGATGAGTGA